Proteins co-encoded in one Arthrobacter sp. ERGS1:01 genomic window:
- a CDS encoding LLM class flavin-dependent oxidoreductase, with protein sequence MSDATTFEIGIFTFGELTRNAEGKPMDAMARTRDILEWARVADDAGLDVFGVGEHHREDFAVSSPAVLLAAAAAQTRRIRLTSTVTVLSSADPVRVFEDFAMLDLISAGRAEITAGRGAYLESFPLFGQPLERYDEYFEDRLDLLLRIRDENPLTWNGTTRAPLTDAGVWPRPAQAVLPIWLAVGGTPASAARAGTLGLPLYLAILGSPERFTSLADLYRRSARAAGQEPGQIGVTSHFYVEKTSQSAKETFFPHYASYIEQNMPRAGRLTRASFDAWAGPHGALFAGSPAEIVEKILWEHEILGHTRFLAQVGLGGLSQTQTLRSIELLATEVLPVVRAALKR encoded by the coding sequence ATGAGCGACGCGACCACGTTCGAGATCGGCATCTTCACCTTCGGCGAGCTCACCCGCAATGCGGAGGGCAAGCCGATGGATGCCATGGCGCGCACCCGCGACATTCTTGAATGGGCGCGGGTCGCCGACGACGCCGGCCTGGACGTATTCGGCGTCGGCGAGCACCATAGGGAGGACTTCGCGGTGTCCTCGCCTGCCGTCTTGCTGGCCGCGGCAGCCGCCCAGACCAGGCGCATCCGCCTGACCAGTACCGTCACCGTCCTCTCGAGCGCTGATCCGGTGCGCGTCTTCGAGGATTTCGCAATGCTCGATCTCATCAGTGCCGGACGCGCGGAAATCACGGCCGGAAGGGGCGCCTACCTGGAGTCCTTTCCGCTCTTTGGCCAGCCGCTGGAGCGCTATGACGAGTATTTCGAGGACCGGCTCGATCTGCTGCTGCGGATCCGGGACGAAAACCCGCTCACCTGGAACGGGACCACCCGCGCGCCGCTGACCGATGCGGGAGTCTGGCCGCGGCCGGCCCAGGCCGTCCTCCCGATCTGGCTGGCGGTTGGCGGGACGCCCGCCTCTGCGGCGCGTGCCGGAACACTGGGGCTGCCGTTGTACTTGGCGATCCTCGGGAGCCCGGAACGGTTCACGTCCCTGGCCGACCTGTACCGCCGATCCGCACGGGCCGCCGGCCAGGAACCGGGGCAGATTGGAGTGACTTCACACTTTTACGTCGAGAAGACCTCACAGAGTGCCAAAGAGACCTTCTTCCCGCACTATGCCTCATACATTGAACAGAACATGCCGCGTGCCGGCCGCCTCACTCGAGCCAGCTTTGACGCCTGGGCTGGACCACACGGCGCGCTCTTCGCCGGCAGCCCCGCCGAAATCGTGGAGAAGATCCTCTGGGAACACGAGATCCTCGGCCACACCCGCTTCTTGGCCCAGGTCGGCCTGGGTGGTCTGTCGCAGACGCAGACCCTGCGCTCCATCGAGTTGCTTGCCACCGAGGTACTCCCTGTAGTCCGGGCAGCCTTGAAGCGTTAA